Within the Natranaeroarchaeum sulfidigenes genome, the region ACTCCCCGTAGCCTAACTCATCATGCGCCGCAGACAGATCATACCCGCCAGCTGATTCTCGCTCGATCGTCTCAGCAAAACTCTCATTTCGTGTATCTCGCTGGAGCAAATCATGTAGTGACAACAGATACCGATCTCGCTGATCAACCGGAGGCAGGTTCGGCGCTGATGCTTCCTGCCCATTACGCTGATACTCAGCACGAGTATTCGATACGTCAACACGCCATTGCTCCCCGTTCAGTGAAAGTTGCCCAACGAGCTTCTCGCCATTACTCACTACATCTGGCCACAGCACCCGCATAATCGAGTTCGCTGTCGTCGTCTTCCCAGCTCCATTCGGCCCATGAACAAGATTAATCCCTGGACAGCACCCGTCAATTTCGAACCCTCCAGTCTCAAACCCGGGAGCACGGACAATATCCAACTGCTCAACTGTAACAGGTTCGTTTTCTGCTGTCATAACTGGTCTTCCTTCTGTTGGAGAAGCGTATCAAGTAACACGCGTGCCTCCTGCTCAACGGCCTTTACCGCATCCTCCCGCCTAGGCTGCCCAACATCCGCCTCACGCCGCAGTAAATCATACGCACTAGCACTATGTGCCCGCTGCATCGCTTCATGAGCCTCATCAACCGCTTGATTATACTGCCCATCTGATCCCCCGTTTTCCAGAGCAATCAGTAGGTCCGCTAAATATGAAACTGGTCCCTCCCCGTCCGCTACTGCTTCGAGATCAATATCTGGGTGCGTGTCAACCGTGATCGATTCTATCTGGATATTAACTGACCCCTGTTTGGTCGCAAGTTGCTCTACGAGTGTCTGACTCTCTTCAACGAGTTCCGTGTGTGCGGGCGTGCGTCCCGTGAGCCGAACACGAGGCAGAAACGCGGCCAACTTCCGCGTTTCCAAGTCCTCTTGCACATGCTTTTGCAGTGCCGTTGATATCTTCGACCCGACTGCCTGCAGATCCTCGGCATCTGTCACATCCACCTGAATTTCGTCATAACAGACTGTTCCAAGCGGGAGTTGCTCTGCGTCGATTTTATCAGAAGAAACACTCACAAGCCACGGTCCATGCACCCCTTGCTCGCCCGGATCCAAAGCTTGCGGCGACCCGGGATACAGCGTTAACGGATCCGACTCAATACGAACGCCGGGAACATGAATATGCCCCAACAGCCAGCCCGACACAGGAACGTCTTTCAACTCCGACGAAGTCACCGGCGCATACTCACTTCGTGGAGAATTGAGATCCGCATGAAGAACCCCTACCTGAGGCACATCTGGTGCCTCTGGAAGATCATAACCATCCATCGGTGACGAAGAAATGTGTGGACGATCAAATGACCAGCCGTCAAAATGCACCGCAGCAGCTCCGCCTTTCTGGAGTGTCCACCGCTCCCACGTACCTCCTTTCCCCAACAGATGGAGACTATCCACATCGATATCATCAATCATCCGAGGTAGAAATTCAGAATCGTGATTCCCTGCAACGGCAACCACCGGAATCCCGGCATCATCCAAATCAATGACACCAGCCTCGAACGCTCCATAGGCCTCAAAATACCGATTCTCACGGTCAGCAACATCTCCAGTAAGCACCACGGCGTCTACCTTTCGATCGATAGCCTCCCGAACAACATCCTGCCACACAGACCGAGGAGACATCGACGGTCCATCCAACCGATCAGGAATCCGTGTCGGATGCCGACCCAAATGCAAATCACCGGTACAAAGAACCTCAACCATTTCCATTGAATAACAGTACTGTAGTGAAAACGTTAAAAACCTATCAATATCCCGTGCTCGACAACACTCTACCGTCGCATGGTCGGGCAAGCACCTAGGCCTCAACCCTGCGTTGCCACGAGGTGATGAGTTGACTGAATCAAAAGCTCTACGACGGGAGCTGAAATGTTTACACGTCAGTCGGAGCGCTTCATCGTGATCCTGAGGTCTCTAGCTCACAAACGGTGGTGTGCGAATAGCATGGATTTTAATGATTTCTGCATAATCGAGGGACAACTCCAAGGTGCCAATCTCATACAGCCCTCTATCTACCCGCAAAACCGTTTCCGTGTTCGGAAGCAGCGAGCAGCAAACAGGGGTAATAACGTACGTTTAGCGTCTTTCATTTCAGCAGTGATCACAACAGGATCGTATGCGAGTATTGAAGCGTTGCTAAATGCGTGACTTACCCATCGTACAATTCATACCAAGAAAACAGATGGCTGTGAGCAATACGGTCGTACTGTGAGTCGGATGACTATACTGCCAGTCTGTAATCGTCGGTTTTAGAGCTTAATAGTGCCGAATGATCTCTCTACCGGGGCTAGGCTTTATAAGTGGCTGGTAAATAATCCTGTCCACCTGATATGGTGTCAAACACTTCACACTCAGGGGCGAATCGTGACTCGCAACTAACAGCACTCGATTTCGATGAGTACACTGCCAGCGAACTGGAAAGCCTACTTGACGACCTTACTGAAGAACTCGATCGTCGAGCGCACGACACCGACCTTGCTGAAGCGGAACGAGTCAATTTGGTAAACGGGCAATTCGTCTCATGGGTCACGCTCTCAGCACATGCAAATTCAAAAGCAGTGAAGCCCTGGATACTACGCGTTACCGACACACACGACAAATACGGGGTTGACGGCGACTGGCTATCAAAACAAAAAATCGATGGCACTACCCATATGGATATCACGCCAGTGTCCGAGGGCGATATCATCAAAGTTAGTGGTGCAAGTCACAATAATAAGAAACACCGCTACTATCGCGTTGTCGCGGTTACCGACGATGCGCTATACTACGAACCCCAATACGGCGGGCTTAGTGAAGCGACTGTCATTGAGGAAGTCGGTTGATACAACGTCGGTCCTAGAACCGCATCGGAGCCGGACTCATTTCTCTGCTTGTGTTCGTATAGAGCCTGATTGTTGTCGCCAGTTCCGGACGAATCATTGGTTCAACACTCTGCATGTCTACGGCAGCTAAGACTTGTTTCAGATTACCTTCCCAGTCTGGGTTAGTGCTATTCTTTCCTGGTGATTCTCCGAGTTCCATTGCCAGTGTTTTCCACAGGCAGGCTTGGTCGTACAGGTCAGGGTCGTCAGGAAGGTATCCAAGCAACGCTTCGGGGGCAAGCACTACCAACAGGTCACGGTGGCGTGTGAACGAAACATTGATACGGTTTTCCGTCAGCAGAAACTCCTCTTCAGCAGCGATGTAGTTCGGATCCGAGACGGTGGCATTTACAGCCATTAGGTCGCGTTCACCTCCTTGGAACCGATTCACCGTCTCAACTTGGATGTCCTGTACTGTCTCTTCATCACCGTCTTTGGCCTCATCATCACCAACAGCGTACCCTCGTTCCTGTAATAGAGACTGTACTCTCCCTCGCTGAGCGTTATGTGGGGTGACAACCCCAACATCAGCAGTCTCCTCGGTCGCCATAATCAATGCTTCCGTCAATACACTCTCGATGGGGTTCCACTGTTTGTATCCCTCCTTTCCATCATAGGTGAGTAAGGCAACTGTCGTCTCGCCGCTGAAAAGTAAATCAAACGGAGCGTCGGGATCTGATTCAGCGGCGGGGACAGGAGCAGGAGAGCGTCCCGATGTATACGGAATCCCGTCTTTCTCGTAGATGGTTTGCTGCATGAACTGTGCTGTCCACTCGTCGAAACGATAGGTCGTATCCAGCTGCACCAGCGGCAAACACATTGCTTCCGGATCGCGTTTACACGTGACCCACGATTCGTGCTCCTCGTCGAGAACGTCATCGCCTCGGAGGAAGCGGACGTAGTCGAGCGTCGACAGATGAGCGACTGTCGACCGAATATCTCGTCGCCTAACGTCATCCCAGTCTCGCTTTTGTACTGGCGGCAACTGTCGATGATCCCCACCGACGAGAACTTGCCCATCCTCACGGAACCCGCTTCCTGCAAGGAGAAAGTTCGGCAGTTCAAGCATAGAGGCTTCGTCGACAGCCAAGAGATGCCATAATTGCTGTTCAGCCACTGCGCGGTCATCAGGACTTGATCCTGAAGCAAGCTCTTTCAAGAACCGCCATGAC harbors:
- a CDS encoding metallophosphoesterase family protein, translated to MEMVEVLCTGDLHLGRHPTRIPDRLDGPSMSPRSVWQDVVREAIDRKVDAVVLTGDVADRENRYFEAYGAFEAGVIDLDDAGIPVVAVAGNHDSEFLPRMIDDIDVDSLHLLGKGGTWERWTLQKGGAAAVHFDGWSFDRPHISSSPMDGYDLPEAPDVPQVGVLHADLNSPRSEYAPVTSSELKDVPVSGWLLGHIHVPGVRIESDPLTLYPGSPQALDPGEQGVHGPWLVSVSSDKIDAEQLPLGTVCYDEIQVDVTDAEDLQAVGSKISTALQKHVQEDLETRKLAAFLPRVRLTGRTPAHTELVEESQTLVEQLATKQGSVNIQIESITVDTHPDIDLEAVADGEGPVSYLADLLIALENGGSDGQYNQAVDEAHEAMQRAHSASAYDLLRREADVGQPRREDAVKAVEQEARVLLDTLLQQKEDQL